One genomic segment of Desulfomicrobium sp. ZS1 includes these proteins:
- a CDS encoding ATPase domain-containing protein, which produces MSRKVSIARLATGVPGLDVILGGGIPELSFNLILGAPGCGKTTLAHQLMFAMATAARPALMFAATNGRTDNAE; this is translated from the coding sequence ATGAGTCGAAAAGTAAGCATAGCCCGCCTTGCCACCGGCGTTCCCGGGCTTGATGTGATCCTTGGCGGCGGGATCCCGGAACTCTCGTTCAATCTCATTTTGGGGGCTCCGGGCTGCGGCAAGACCACGCTTGCGCATCAACTCATGTTCGCCATGGCAACAGCAGCGCGGCCTGCGCTCATGTTCGCCGCAACGAATGGCAGGACCGACAATGCTGAATAA
- a CDS encoding bifunctional diguanylate cyclase/phosphodiesterase, which yields MREARTDTHGEAFSDRQEEVLKVVKKALRVRKNAEKVKIDSCSEMETTLREANEKLVVASVNAHMMTEAVERVSVHLSHMAEHDLLTGLPNRALLTDRLVQSILLAKRHGNKVALMFLDLDHFKQINDTLGHGVGDQLLQSVAKRLQASVRNSDTVSRHGGDEFVVLLPEVEDVQSAAHAAEKLIHSVGEPHFISGQELRVTLSVGISMYPDNGVDADVLMRKADMAMYQAKKAGRNNYKIFSPSMNPSSSSAMRKSAELALKRALDHGEFILHYQPTVNLETGVITGAEVLLRWERSDHQLNFPAQFLAIAESCGLILPIGQWVIRESCRQAQAWLQAGLNLSRIAVNVSAVEFSDKNFLAGVRAILRDTGLDPRFLQIEMSENGLSRDSQQALPVLHALKNLGVQIAVDNFGTGYASLSFLREFPIGTVKIDKSFVHNIEAKSGKAVATALLAMARGFNHQIVAEGIETQTQHAFFKKHHCAEGQGYYLGRPMATEAFAALATQRNPS from the coding sequence GTGCGGGAAGCAAGAACAGACACTCATGGCGAGGCATTTTCCGACAGGCAAGAGGAAGTTCTGAAGGTGGTCAAGAAAGCGTTGCGGGTGCGCAAAAATGCCGAAAAGGTCAAGATCGATTCCTGTTCGGAAATGGAAACTACGCTCCGGGAAGCAAACGAAAAACTCGTCGTCGCCTCGGTCAATGCGCATATGATGACCGAGGCGGTCGAGCGGGTCTCGGTTCATTTGTCTCACATGGCCGAGCACGACCTGCTCACGGGATTGCCGAACCGGGCGCTTTTGACCGACCGTCTGGTGCAGTCGATTTTGCTCGCAAAGCGCCACGGTAACAAAGTGGCGCTGATGTTTCTGGACCTCGACCATTTCAAGCAAATTAACGACACCCTGGGGCATGGAGTCGGCGATCAGTTACTGCAATCCGTTGCAAAGCGTCTGCAGGCCAGCGTCCGCAATTCGGATACGGTCAGCCGTCACGGCGGTGACGAATTCGTGGTCCTGCTCCCGGAAGTCGAGGATGTGCAGAGCGCCGCCCACGCCGCCGAGAAACTGATCCACAGCGTGGGCGAGCCCCATTTCATTTCCGGACAAGAGCTTCGCGTTACCTTGAGCGTCGGCATCAGCATGTATCCGGATAACGGTGTCGATGCCGACGTACTGATGCGCAAGGCGGACATGGCGATGTATCAGGCCAAAAAGGCCGGTCGCAACAACTACAAAATCTTCTCTCCGAGCATGAACCCGAGTTCCAGTTCAGCCATGCGCAAGTCCGCCGAGCTGGCGCTGAAGCGCGCTCTCGACCACGGCGAATTCATCCTGCACTACCAGCCGACGGTGAATCTGGAGACCGGCGTCATCACCGGTGCCGAGGTTTTGCTGCGCTGGGAGCGTTCCGATCATCAGCTCAACTTCCCGGCTCAGTTTCTCGCAATTGCCGAGAGCTGCGGACTCATTCTGCCGATTGGGCAGTGGGTGATCCGTGAGTCCTGCAGACAGGCGCAGGCGTGGCTGCAGGCGGGCCTCAACCTGAGCCGGATCGCGGTCAATGTCTCGGCGGTTGAATTCAGCGACAAGAATTTTTTGGCTGGAGTCCGTGCCATCCTGCGCGATACGGGACTGGATCCGCGTTTTCTGCAAATTGAAATGAGCGAAAACGGCCTCTCGCGGGATTCGCAACAGGCTCTGCCTGTCTTGCATGCGCTCAAGAACCTCGGAGTGCAGATTGCCGTGGACAACTTCGGCACAGGGTATGCGAGTTTGAGTTTTTTACGGGAATTTCCGATCGGTACGGTTAAGATCGACAAGTCGTTCGTGCACAACATCGAGGCCAAATCAGGAAAGGCGGTGGCCACTGCCCTACTGGCGATGGCGCGGGGCTTTAATCATCAAATCGTGGCCGAAGGCATTGAAACGCAGACGCAGCATGCCTTCTTCAAAAAACATCACTGTGCCGAGGGACAAGGATACTACTTGGGTCGGCCAATGGCCACCGAAGCCTTCGCGGCACTCGCTACTCAAAGAAATCCCTCGTAA
- a CDS encoding PilZ domain-containing protein → MSMTEQKIRKWKRHACLFPCGIICGKKKDTIVLGRILNMSRQGFLIETDCAFNVGDVLSIIASPGREVDGYDLSDSYQGHVRWGQTDESSLMGTYSVGVELAVPIASPEVDAQRSN, encoded by the coding sequence ATGTCGATGACAGAACAAAAAATCAGAAAATGGAAGCGTCACGCCTGTCTGTTTCCCTGCGGAATCATATGCGGGAAGAAAAAGGACACGATCGTATTGGGTCGTATCCTCAACATGAGCAGGCAAGGGTTTCTCATAGAGACGGATTGCGCCTTCAATGTCGGCGATGTTCTGTCGATTATCGCAAGTCCCGGAAGAGAAGTGGATGGCTATGATCTGAGCGACAGCTATCAGGGCCATGTCCGCTGGGGCCAGACCGACGAATCTTCCCTCATGGGCACGTATTCCGTTGGCGTGGAGCTTGCCGTTCCCATCGCTTCTCCGGAAGTGGACGCGCAGAGGTCGAACTGA
- a CDS encoding THxN family PEP-CTERM protein: MKKKLTATCLAVAFIFSATLASAALVTQWSYVNDAVFIDWSNEDANQDYTVLSPDSRTLSWGVPSMYSKTKLQSSLVIDGPVIGNNLMTSEAAVEVISITHHNNLMSSSYPNLASGRVEATVEFTPLVPAGLPLPVETTYLDFLFFETLNSNVATPMDIFVLTDPGATSGAFDYDGYTYNFSFLSDGFGLLTGAYHDYIVRQLGVDTDYYGWLASEDGSTSAQFYLGITAAPVPEPATMLLLGVGLLGLGLAARRNKNN; encoded by the coding sequence GTGAAGAAAAAACTAACAGCGACATGTTTAGCGGTTGCATTCATCTTTTCGGCGACATTGGCTTCCGCTGCGCTGGTTACACAGTGGTCGTATGTTAACGATGCTGTCTTTATAGATTGGAGCAACGAAGATGCTAATCAAGATTATACCGTGTTGAGCCCAGATAGCAGAACACTGTCCTGGGGAGTTCCGTCCATGTATTCTAAAACAAAACTGCAAAGTTCGCTTGTGATTGACGGGCCTGTCATTGGTAACAATCTGATGACTTCTGAGGCTGCTGTAGAGGTTATATCAATTACACACCATAATAATTTAATGAGTTCATCATATCCTAACCTTGCATCTGGGAGAGTCGAGGCTACTGTGGAGTTTACGCCTTTAGTACCTGCGGGGTTGCCGCTTCCTGTCGAAACAACATATCTTGATTTTCTGTTCTTCGAGACTTTAAACAGTAACGTTGCGACGCCCATGGATATCTTCGTTTTGACCGATCCAGGTGCAACCAGCGGCGCATTCGATTACGATGGCTACACATACAACTTCTCCTTCTTGAGTGACGGCTTCGGCCTCCTCACTGGTGCGTATCATGATTACATTGTCCGTCAGCTCGGCGTGGACACAGACTATTATGGCTGGCTTGCAAGCGAGGACGGCAGCACTTCGGCTCAGTTCTATCTAGGTATCACGGCCGCGCCAGTCCCCGAGCCGGCCACCATGCTGCTTCTTGGCGTCGGCCTGCTTGGCCTGGGCTTGGCGGCGCGACGCAACAAGAATAATTGA
- a CDS encoding CAAX prenyl protease-related protein codes for MKDKAWPRILPFALFMAVIGLEEGLRFMDGKSWIPIQDSTFAMLYPLRPLVAVIALILCRRAYTELRWSDLTRSSHTLVSITLGLAVFTLWINMDWTIGALSEPPGFNPGIFPDPGLRRVMTTIRIGSAVLIVPIMEEIFWRSFILRYVINPEFSKVPLGTFTWISFLVGAVLFGLAHHFILAGIMAGMAYSWLLYRTRSLAQCVLAHAVTNLALAAFVLNTEKWWFW; via the coding sequence ATGAAAGACAAAGCCTGGCCGCGCATATTGCCTTTTGCCCTCTTCATGGCTGTCATCGGCCTGGAGGAAGGCTTACGTTTCATGGACGGTAAATCCTGGATCCCCATCCAGGATTCTACCTTCGCCATGCTTTACCCGCTGAGACCCCTGGTCGCCGTCATCGCGCTCATTCTGTGCCGCCGCGCCTACACGGAACTGCGGTGGTCCGACCTGACCCGGAGCAGCCATACTTTGGTGAGCATCACGCTGGGGCTTGCGGTCTTTACGCTATGGATCAACATGGACTGGACTATCGGGGCACTGAGCGAGCCGCCGGGCTTCAATCCGGGCATCTTTCCGGACCCCGGCCTGCGTCGGGTCATGACCACCATCCGTATCGGTAGCGCCGTGCTCATTGTCCCGATCATGGAAGAAATCTTCTGGCGCTCCTTCATCCTGCGCTATGTCATCAACCCGGAGTTCTCCAAAGTCCCGCTCGGGACGTTCACCTGGATTTCGTTTCTGGTCGGAGCCGTGCTCTTCGGCCTGGCCCACCATTTCATCCTCGCCGGGATCATGGCCGGCATGGCCTATTCCTGGCTGCTCTACAGGACCAGAAGCCTGGCACAGTGCGTCCTGGCCCACGCGGTGACCAATCTGGCCCTGGCCGCATTTGTGCTGAACACGGAAAAATGGTGGTTTTGGTAA
- a CDS encoding PEP-CTERM sorting domain-containing protein, with product MKSRIKSSLCAAVLMCFLVSPSWASIWLPEPVFPNAIPYDEYYSYSTSILKQLYPGYSVYPSNQGSLKDELKIWWGDSESAEKAAGDNLEIRGGYDFPDPLSFPNSGSTTEFNTDLLITWKVSVDLLYDFLQSEFENSNIPVFAFDINQIGGQPNMLGNGYVAIVDEFDDVAPYESDDFGLAEWAFDSSINGEFDEEALVEVPNTRTVEFMGVEYSFDTTGTNNVDFLVYAPTMDLAQFIDQGLFFTATFQYQLLSDGFEDFFILGYRSDNPPPPPVPEPATVALLGLGMVALAFTSRKLRK from the coding sequence ATGAAATCACGTATCAAAAGCAGTCTATGCGCGGCAGTGTTGATGTGTTTTTTAGTTTCGCCTTCATGGGCAAGTATTTGGCTGCCGGAACCGGTCTTTCCTAATGCAATTCCATACGATGAATATTATTCCTATTCAACAAGCATATTGAAGCAGCTTTATCCAGGTTATTCTGTTTATCCATCAAATCAAGGCTCACTCAAAGATGAGCTTAAGATATGGTGGGGTGATAGCGAAAGTGCAGAAAAAGCTGCTGGAGACAATTTGGAAATCAGAGGCGGATATGACTTTCCTGATCCTTTGTCGTTTCCTAACTCAGGTTCGACAACTGAATTTAACACTGATTTGCTTATTACTTGGAAAGTATCCGTAGATTTGCTTTATGATTTTCTGCAAAGCGAATTCGAAAATTCAAATATACCTGTTTTTGCTTTCGATATTAATCAGATAGGCGGCCAACCTAACATGCTTGGTAATGGGTATGTCGCAATTGTCGACGAATTTGACGATGTTGCTCCTTATGAATCTGATGATTTTGGTCTTGCAGAATGGGCTTTTGACAGTTCTATTAATGGAGAATTTGACGAGGAAGCTCTTGTCGAGGTGCCGAACACTCGAACTGTGGAATTCATGGGCGTGGAATACTCATTTGATACAACCGGAACAAACAACGTGGACTTTCTTGTATATGCTCCGACGATGGACCTGGCCCAGTTTATTGATCAGGGTCTTTTCTTCACAGCTACATTCCAGTATCAGCTTTTGAGCGATGGTTTTGAAGATTTCTTCATTCTGGGTTATAGAAGCGACAATCCTCCTCCGCCTCCAGTGCCTGAACCGGCCACCGTGGCTCTGCTCGGACTCGGCATGGTGGCTTTGGCCTTCACAAGCCGTAAGCTGCGCAAATAA